The archaeon BMS3Bbin15 genome includes the window CCTGCTAAGGGACATATCTACGATTATTGCTGAACTCGATGTTAATATTACATATATAGAGACTGTTGCATAACCTGTCTTAAAAATCCTTCATCTCTCCACACACGCCATTTATTCAAAATTTATCCTGTCAGTTTTGATTTTCACCATGTTTTCCAGTAATTTCACCTGAGAATTCCATTTTTATCCGTTTTACCTATCTA containing:
- a CDS encoding ACT domain protein: MNTIGISLFATDRKGLLRDISTIIAELDVNITYIETVA